One Thalassospira marina DNA window includes the following coding sequences:
- a CDS encoding SDR family oxidoreductase produces the protein MTILVTGATGRVGSLVVKQLVKRGAAVRVLTRDPSKAVFPDNVEIAKGDLLDIDAVRTALAGIRTLFLLNAVTGDEFTQALITLNLAREASIERIVYLSVFEADRAVNVPHFAVKYGAERMLADMGFGATILRPSYFIDNEVMIKDTILTHSVYPMPIGSKGIAMVDARDIAEIAAIELIRRESSPEKLPLTTINLVGPDILTGPALAEIWSNLLGRTIIYGGDDPSGFEQQMASVLPKWTAYEMRLMAERYVSDGMIPQAGDVERMISLLGRPLHTYRDFAAGILQVD, from the coding sequence ATGACCATTCTTGTTACAGGCGCCACTGGCCGCGTTGGATCGCTGGTTGTTAAGCAACTTGTTAAACGCGGTGCTGCGGTTCGGGTTCTTACCCGCGATCCGTCGAAAGCCGTGTTTCCCGACAATGTTGAAATCGCAAAGGGTGACCTGCTTGATATCGATGCCGTTCGTACCGCCCTTGCGGGCATACGTACATTGTTCCTGTTAAATGCCGTTACCGGTGATGAATTCACCCAGGCATTGATCACGTTGAACCTTGCCCGCGAAGCTAGTATTGAGCGGATCGTTTATCTGTCGGTTTTTGAAGCCGACCGGGCGGTGAATGTTCCGCACTTTGCTGTTAAATATGGCGCAGAACGAATGCTGGCGGATATGGGGTTTGGTGCCACCATCCTGCGGCCCAGCTATTTCATTGATAACGAAGTCATGATCAAGGATACGATCCTGACACATAGTGTTTACCCGATGCCGATTGGCAGCAAAGGTATTGCCATGGTTGATGCCCGAGACATTGCTGAAATTGCCGCAATCGAGCTGATCCGCCGTGAATCCTCCCCCGAAAAACTGCCCCTGACCACCATCAACCTTGTCGGGCCCGATATATTAACTGGCCCTGCCCTTGCTGAAATCTGGTCAAACCTTCTGGGCCGGACCATTATTTATGGCGGTGATGATCCCAGCGGATTTGAACAGCAGATGGCAAGCGTCCTGCCTAAATGGACGGCCTATGAAATGCGTCTGATGGCAGAACGCTATGTCAGCGACGGCATGATCCCGCAAGCCGGTGATGTGGAACGCATGATCAGCCTGTTGGGTCGGCCGCTTCATACCTACCGCGATTTTGCCGCTGGCATCCTGCAGGTAGATTGA
- a CDS encoding LysR family transcriptional regulator, with protein MDLLALADFNLVARFGGFGKAARATGRPKATLSRRVAELEADLNLRLFERGARTLKLTEEGRALHTRTSALLTEIDETTKAIASMGHNPRGTLRISAPLLFSQTALGRLAAGFVAQYPDVQLEITTEDRPVDMVEEAYDLVIRVNPQPDESLVGRVFLRDRQVVVASPDIQWPTGNGAVPAINRVSAGRNDIWNVNTVNGQVKLSTQPVLSLSSFLMVRDAVRAGAGIACLPLSLAIPDLLAGTLVHWGDVDGQETALWALYPSRRLLSARVSAFLDYLKATFPNGTPEELAHYIDQKDDLGIMR; from the coding sequence ATGGATCTTCTTGCACTGGCTGATTTCAACCTGGTCGCCCGGTTTGGCGGCTTTGGCAAAGCCGCACGTGCCACCGGGCGGCCCAAAGCGACATTGTCGCGCCGCGTGGCCGAGCTGGAGGCTGATCTGAACCTCCGCCTGTTTGAGCGCGGCGCCAGAACACTGAAACTGACCGAGGAGGGCCGGGCGCTTCACACCCGAACCAGCGCCTTGCTGACCGAAATTGATGAAACCACCAAAGCCATTGCCTCAATGGGCCATAACCCGCGCGGGACATTGCGGATCAGTGCACCATTATTGTTTTCGCAAACCGCACTGGGCCGCCTTGCAGCCGGGTTTGTCGCACAATATCCCGATGTTCAGCTTGAAATTACGACCGAAGATCGCCCCGTTGATATGGTCGAGGAAGCCTATGATCTGGTCATTCGGGTAAATCCGCAACCCGATGAAAGCCTTGTCGGACGTGTGTTTCTGCGGGATCGGCAGGTCGTTGTTGCCAGCCCGGACATACAGTGGCCAACCGGAAATGGAGCCGTGCCGGCGATTAACCGGGTATCTGCTGGCAGAAACGATATTTGGAACGTTAACACCGTCAACGGACAGGTGAAATTATCAACACAGCCGGTCCTGAGCCTGTCGTCCTTTCTGATGGTTCGCGATGCGGTGCGCGCCGGGGCCGGTATTGCATGCCTGCCTTTATCACTAGCCATTCCAGACCTGCTAGCAGGTACGCTTGTTCATTGGGGTGATGTTGACGGACAGGAAACTGCGCTGTGGGCGCTTTATCCATCACGGCGATTGCTAAGCGCGCGCGTTTCAGCGTTTCTTGATTATCTGAAAGCAACATTTCCCAATGGAACGCCCGAGGAGCTCGCGCACTATATTGACCAGAAAGACGACCTGGGCATCATGCGTTGA
- a CDS encoding GlxA family transcriptional regulator, whose product MRHIGFLVFPGFNMLDLSGPLSVFETANHHLDVDDHYRLTICAVRPGMYESSSAVWMEASCASAHQFDTLVIVGGRGVEQASRDDDLLNLLKTGIAKRLVSVCTGAFILASAGLLAGKAATTHWRVATQLKHRFPDIILQADNIVVKDGDTWTSAGATAGMDIGLALIEAEHGGDIARIIARDLLIPHRRTDGQLRFMRLQEINPPSPRVQRVLAFIGQNLRCDLSVPILAEQAHLSPRQFSREFTAETGLTPARAVERLRVEFARSRLENSNQSMAIIASEAGFPDSAIMRKAFLRCLRTTPQNLRKARW is encoded by the coding sequence ATGCGACATATCGGTTTTCTGGTCTTTCCGGGTTTTAACATGCTGGACCTCAGCGGTCCGCTGAGTGTGTTTGAAACAGCCAATCATCACCTTGATGTTGATGACCATTACCGCCTGACGATTTGCGCAGTCCGACCGGGCATGTATGAAAGTTCTTCTGCTGTGTGGATGGAGGCTTCCTGCGCATCAGCCCATCAATTTGATACGCTGGTCATTGTGGGCGGCCGCGGGGTCGAGCAGGCCAGCCGTGACGACGATTTACTGAATTTATTGAAAACCGGTATTGCAAAGCGCCTTGTGTCCGTCTGCACGGGGGCTTTTATCCTGGCGTCAGCGGGGCTTTTGGCGGGTAAGGCGGCCACAACCCATTGGCGGGTTGCCACGCAATTAAAACACCGGTTTCCTGATATTATCCTGCAGGCTGACAATATTGTTGTGAAGGATGGCGATACCTGGACATCGGCAGGTGCAACAGCAGGAATGGATATCGGGCTTGCCTTGATCGAAGCCGAGCATGGCGGTGATATAGCACGAATTATTGCGCGCGATCTGTTAATTCCGCATCGGCGTACGGATGGGCAATTGCGCTTCATGCGCCTACAGGAAATCAATCCGCCGTCGCCACGCGTGCAACGCGTGCTGGCTTTCATCGGCCAGAATTTACGGTGCGATCTCTCAGTGCCAATTCTGGCAGAACAGGCGCATTTATCGCCACGGCAGTTCTCGCGCGAATTCACCGCAGAAACAGGCCTGACACCGGCACGCGCGGTCGAACGTTTACGGGTGGAATTTGCGCGCTCTCGTTTGGAAAACAGCAATCAAAGCATGGCAATCATTGCCAGCGAAGCCGGTTTTCCAGATAGTGCCATTATGCGCAAAGCTTTTTTGCGCTGCCTACGAACAACACCACAAAACCTGCGTAAGGCGCGCTGGTAG
- a CDS encoding alpha/beta hydrolase — MAITTHSNRRTKLVFTLNPELAQCLQQLTPAFETFPQSQLGDVQSLKKRLDAFYTLVNSHLPRIDGIATQDYAVPFADKKLLARWFYKADHAAENTENSPIQGAVLFVHGGGGVAADAQAYDTIIKNYVAKTGVGFLAIDYQLAPDVSGDIQTQQALAALIWLHENSNQFNIDPNRIVLMGDSGGAGIAAASAALARDRGIPVAGQVLIYPMLDHRVPDVPVGIIPFLSIVAPEITTAWQARIPKDTTEKDMAIISPARLENYAQLPPTYIEVGELDLFCIESLNYAANLYAAGVSTEFHLIPGLNHGYDLLAPASQITQQAMTLRRNAILRMTAPSDNLANDNQATNP; from the coding sequence ATGGCAATAACAACCCATTCAAACCGGAGAACAAAATTGGTTTTCACCCTTAATCCCGAATTGGCGCAATGCCTTCAACAGCTTACACCCGCCTTTGAAACCTTCCCGCAAAGCCAGCTTGGCGATGTCCAAAGTTTGAAAAAACGGCTCGATGCCTTTTACACCCTGGTCAATAGCCACCTGCCCCGGATTGATGGCATTGCAACACAGGATTATGCCGTTCCATTCGCCGATAAAAAGCTTTTGGCGCGCTGGTTTTACAAAGCCGATCATGCTGCGGAAAACACCGAAAATAGCCCAATACAGGGCGCTGTTTTGTTTGTTCATGGCGGCGGCGGCGTTGCTGCGGATGCGCAGGCCTATGACACGATCATTAAAAACTATGTCGCTAAAACCGGCGTCGGATTTCTTGCCATTGATTACCAATTGGCACCAGACGTAAGCGGTGATATTCAAACGCAGCAAGCCCTCGCCGCCCTGATTTGGCTGCACGAAAACAGCAACCAATTTAACATCGATCCGAACCGTATCGTTCTGATGGGTGACAGTGGTGGTGCAGGCATCGCTGCGGCAAGTGCTGCACTTGCCCGTGACCGAGGCATTCCCGTTGCCGGGCAAGTCCTTATTTACCCAATGCTTGATCATCGCGTGCCGGATGTTCCTGTCGGAATTATCCCGTTTTTAAGCATCGTCGCGCCCGAAATCACAACGGCGTGGCAAGCACGCATTCCCAAGGACACAACCGAAAAAGACATGGCCATCATCAGCCCGGCCCGGCTGGAAAATTATGCCCAACTTCCGCCAACCTATATCGAAGTCGGCGAGCTGGACCTGTTTTGCATTGAAAGCCTGAATTACGCCGCCAACCTTTACGCCGCTGGCGTTTCAACAGAATTTCACCTGATCCCCGGCCTCAATCATGGCTATGACCTGCTTGCCCCTGCAAGCCAGATTACCCAGCAGGCAATGACCTTACGGAGAAATGCCATTCTGCGTATGACCGCACCATCAGATAATCTTGCGAATGACAACCAGGCAACTAACCCGTGA